One window of the Zea mays cultivar B73 chromosome 3, Zm-B73-REFERENCE-NAM-5.0, whole genome shotgun sequence genome contains the following:
- the LOC103650094 gene encoding expansin-B11-like, protein MASSQSMLFMIVLWPMLLPFIGQRQKMTVVSIMWSLVQVQVLAAMALAFLVGGAWCGPPKVPPGKNITANYGSDWLDAKATWYGKPTGAGPDDNGGGCGYKDVNKAPFNSMGACGNVPIFKDGLGCGSCFEIKCDKPAECSGKPVVVYITDMNYEPIAAYHFDLAGTAFGAMAKKGEEEKLRKAGIIDMQFRRVKCKYGSKVTFHLEKGCNPNYLALLVKYVDGDGDIVAVDIKEKGSDTYEPLKHSWGAIWRKDSDKPIKGPITVRLTTEGGTKTVYDDVIPAEWKPNTAYTT, encoded by the exons atggcttcaag CCAGAGCATGCTTTTTATGATTGTTCTTTGGCCAATGTTGT TACCATTCATCGGTCAAAGACAAAAGATGACTGTTGTGAGCATCATGTGGTCTTTAGTGCAGGTGCAGGTGCTGGCGGCGATGGCACTAGCATTTCTGGTAGGCGGTGCCTGGTGTGGTCCTCCCAAGGTTCCCCCGGGTAAGAACATCACAGCCAACTATGGTAGTGATTGGCTAGATGCCAAGGCAACATGGTATGGCAAGCCAACAGGTGCCGGCCCGGACGACAATGGTGGCGGATGTGGGTACAAGGACGTGAACAAGGCCCCTTTCAACAGCATGGGCGCATGTGGCAACGTCCCCATCTTCAAGGATGGTCTAGGTTGTGGATCCTGCTTCGAGATCAAGTGCGACAAGCCAGCGGAGTGCTCTGGCAAGCCCGTGGTGGTGTACATTACAGACATGAACTACGAGCCCATTGCGGCGTACCACTTCGACCTAGCAGGCACGGCGTTCGGTGCCATGGCCAAGAAGGGCGAGGAGGAGAAGTTGCGCAAGGCGGGCATCATCGACATGCAATTTCGAAGGGTCAAGTGCAAGTATGGATCTAAGGTCACCTTCCATTTGGAGAAGGGATGCAACCCCAACTACCTGGCCCTGTTGGTCAAGTACGTTGATGGAGATGGTGACATTGTGGCGGTGGACATCAAGGAGAAGGGCTCTGACACCTACGAGCCTCTGAAGCACTCTTGGGGCGCCATCTGGAGGAAGGATAGCGACAAGCCGATCAAGGGACCCATCACCGTCCGACTCACCACCGAGGGAGGCACTAAGACTGTCTACGACGACGTCATCCCCGCCGAATGGAAGCCCAACACTGCCTACACCACTTGA